Proteins from a genomic interval of Corynebacterium freiburgense:
- the metX gene encoding homoserine O-acetyltransferase MetX — translation MEFPVPAGEVAFQPIGDYYTEAGATIRDITVAYQRWGEPTADGSNIILIEHALTGDSNAAEWWSGVIGPGKALDTQRFCVLCANVIGGCQGTTGPSSPHPDGGFWGSRFPAVSIRDQVTVEKMLLDALSIPKVFAVIGGSMGGARALEWTLMYPDIVQSALVLAVSARASAWQIGIQAAQISSIENDPAWQNGDFHGTGQSPYDGMATARRIAHLTYRGELEIDERFAADAQQGENPRGPFRDPSQRFAVVSYLDYQAKRLEERFCPGSYVTLTEALNRHDIGRGRGGLNKALASSTVPTMIVGVDTDILYPYHQQEHLSRNLGNLLGMAKIASPVGHDAFLTETRQLDHIMRRFISLAS, via the coding sequence ATGGAGTTTCCTGTTCCTGCTGGTGAAGTGGCTTTTCAACCCATTGGTGATTACTATACCGAGGCCGGTGCCACCATTCGCGATATTACTGTTGCATACCAACGCTGGGGAGAACCTACCGCCGATGGCAGCAATATCATTCTTATCGAACACGCCCTTACCGGTGATTCAAACGCCGCCGAATGGTGGTCTGGGGTTATTGGCCCAGGAAAAGCACTGGATACTCAACGTTTTTGCGTTTTATGCGCCAATGTTATCGGTGGTTGTCAAGGCACCACGGGCCCGTCATCCCCGCACCCAGACGGAGGTTTTTGGGGGTCAAGGTTCCCGGCGGTTTCCATCCGAGACCAGGTCACTGTAGAAAAAATGCTTCTCGACGCCCTGTCCATCCCTAAGGTATTCGCAGTAATCGGCGGTTCCATGGGTGGTGCTCGAGCTCTGGAATGGACACTTATGTATCCAGATATCGTGCAATCCGCGCTAGTGCTCGCAGTTTCTGCGCGGGCAAGTGCATGGCAGATTGGTATTCAAGCCGCCCAGATTTCCAGTATTGAAAACGATCCAGCCTGGCAAAATGGTGACTTCCATGGCACTGGTCAAAGCCCTTACGATGGGATGGCAACGGCCCGAAGGATCGCACACCTCACTTATCGAGGTGAATTAGAAATAGATGAAAGATTCGCCGCCGATGCACAACAAGGCGAAAATCCTCGCGGACCATTCCGTGACCCATCACAGCGTTTTGCCGTGGTAAGTTACCTTGATTACCAGGCAAAGCGGCTTGAGGAGCGTTTCTGCCCAGGCTCCTATGTAACACTAACGGAAGCGTTAAATAGGCACGATATTGGTAGGGGCCGCGGCGGACTCAATAAAGCACTGGCTTCTTCAACGGTTCCGACCATGATTGTGGGAGTGGATACAGATATTTTGTATCCTTACCACCAACAAGAGCATCTTTCCCGAAACCTCGGCAATCTCCTTGGTATGGCTAAGATTGCCTCCCCGGTAGGCCACGATGCGTTTTTAACAGAAACACGCCAGCTCGATCACATTATGCGGCGATTTATTTCTTTGGCATCCTAG
- a CDS encoding HtaA domain-containing protein, giving the protein MTNRSPHIARRTFSAAAVAAAACLTVVPPAISTPVASAQVAVCQDFGGTFNWGTIARFRKYVTGKIAKGNIEVSNEVESDGEPSDPNFTIKFDPVVDQINLKSANHGVIPFVGRVHFTGHHNVLDMSLFHFRLEIEGSRAQIVVDYETNEVDEFVAGAPANHVTRENVVIAEFQLAEDFNFGASKVSLDTSDVGITPGGVKLFLGQYESGTNMDAVSGEIGCGASGGRTNVTSGFSNAFAAEGSSSGGSSSSGGSKSNNNGGALGVIKEANDYFKAMNELLTNADKLITNSEKLTDRVTGNSKPSGGGTGGGGGTGGGTGGGGGTGGTTRGAGGGGGGTGGGAGGPAAAGGAPAAGGAATAAGAGGSDVCTSDGSVGVVDAQAQWGVKQSFQSYITGSIAKGSWTLSGVDHGNGQFHFAGNSGAVDPGKGTGTVYFPGSMHFTGHDGLLNLKISELEIQWNGGSGSLIAQVSSSDMEGNHSDYGRVALASLDFGAVNASESSASGTASAFLTQAGSKAFADFYPEGTELDPVSFTATLGGSATCVAGQGAGASGGAAGAASGGGAGAAGAAAKKAENAKKGNAEKKTSGPGVAARLAGEGGEGDSEGYANNGSFKIKNANDSGFEKPSFTTSVLLILAAFVVAGGSLSQLVLRHPASR; this is encoded by the coding sequence ATGACCAACCGCTCTCCACACATTGCGCGGCGCACTTTCTCAGCTGCTGCCGTTGCTGCAGCGGCCTGTTTAACGGTTGTTCCGCCAGCAATTAGCACACCTGTTGCAAGTGCTCAGGTGGCGGTATGCCAGGACTTTGGAGGGACATTTAACTGGGGGACTATCGCAAGATTTCGCAAATACGTAACCGGCAAAATAGCGAAGGGAAATATTGAAGTTTCCAATGAAGTAGAAAGTGATGGTGAACCCTCGGACCCGAATTTTACAATTAAATTTGACCCAGTAGTGGATCAAATAAACTTAAAAAGCGCTAACCATGGAGTGATTCCATTCGTAGGGCGGGTTCACTTTACCGGACATCATAATGTGCTTGACATGTCACTGTTTCACTTCAGGTTAGAAATCGAAGGAAGCAGGGCTCAGATTGTTGTTGATTATGAAACAAATGAGGTTGACGAGTTTGTTGCCGGAGCACCTGCGAATCACGTGACACGTGAAAACGTAGTTATTGCAGAATTTCAACTGGCAGAAGATTTCAATTTTGGGGCTAGTAAGGTTTCGCTGGATACTAGCGATGTTGGGATAACTCCCGGTGGGGTAAAGCTATTTTTGGGTCAGTACGAATCTGGCACGAACATGGACGCAGTCTCGGGAGAGATTGGCTGTGGTGCGTCTGGTGGTAGAACGAATGTAACGAGCGGTTTCAGTAACGCCTTTGCTGCTGAAGGTTCCAGTTCTGGCGGGTCTAGCAGCTCGGGAGGATCGAAAAGTAATAACAATGGCGGTGCTTTGGGTGTAATCAAAGAAGCAAATGATTACTTCAAAGCCATGAACGAACTGCTCACAAATGCAGATAAGCTTATTACGAACTCCGAGAAACTAACTGATCGCGTAACAGGTAACAGCAAGCCTTCAGGAGGCGGAACTGGTGGGGGCGGAGGCACCGGTGGAGGAACCGGAGGTGGGGGTGGAACTGGTGGAACAACCCGAGGTGCCGGTGGGGGTGGAGGCGGCACAGGTGGTGGCGCTGGCGGCCCGGCAGCAGCTGGTGGGGCCCCAGCAGCCGGTGGTGCTGCGACCGCGGCTGGGGCTGGGGGATCGGATGTGTGTACATCGGATGGATCAGTCGGCGTGGTTGATGCCCAAGCACAGTGGGGTGTAAAGCAGTCGTTCCAGTCCTACATCACTGGATCTATCGCTAAGGGCTCTTGGACACTTAGTGGCGTTGATCATGGAAATGGACAATTTCATTTCGCTGGTAATTCAGGCGCTGTTGACCCAGGTAAAGGTACGGGTACCGTGTATTTTCCTGGATCGATGCACTTTACTGGACACGATGGCCTCTTAAACTTGAAGATTTCTGAACTTGAAATTCAATGGAACGGTGGCTCAGGTTCACTTATTGCACAGGTCAGTTCCAGCGATATGGAAGGTAATCACAGCGATTACGGCCGAGTAGCTTTGGCTAGTCTGGACTTTGGTGCCGTGAACGCAAGCGAATCTTCCGCTAGTGGAACTGCATCTGCATTTTTGACTCAGGCTGGTTCTAAAGCGTTTGCAGACTTCTACCCAGAGGGAACTGAACTCGATCCAGTGAGCTTCACTGCAACGTTGGGCGGCTCCGCAACATGCGTAGCGGGTCAAGGTGCGGGTGCATCAGGAGGCGCAGCAGGCGCTGCCTCCGGTGGCGGTGCGGGGGCAGCGGGCGCTGCAGCAAAGAAAGCCGAAAATGCGAAAAAGGGCAATGCGGAGAAAAAGACTTCCGGACCAGGAGTTGCAGCCCGATTGGCGGGCGAAGGTGGCGAAGGGGATAGCGAAGGCTACGCTAATAACGGTAGTTTCAAAATAAAGAATGCGAACGATTCTGGCTTTGAAAAACCATCGTTTACCACCTCTGTACTGCTGATTCTTGCAGCTTTTGTGGTAGCTGGCGGTAGTTTGTCGCAGTTAGTTCTTCGCCATCCGGCTTCACGGTAA
- a CDS encoding heme/hemin ABC transporter substrate-binding protein: MFAAVGTALALTLSGCASWDEAPQSESSNLRDSLPDAGSLKDPRSFTGVSAVGALGDVVPVAEKVEPNLPVELTDADGYDVVVDDVSRILALDLYGTSTKTLTGLGLADNIVGRTVSSTEERLKDLPVVTQGGHNINVEAVLELRTTLLIVDHSIGPREAIDQIRDAGVTTVVMDPARTIDSIGQDIIDLGGVVGLSDEAKKLAERSVEDANQDREAIKKMVPKEPLRMAFLYARGNGGVFFILGDGSGAKDLIEGVGGIDVAVENGLAETSPANAEALAKIDPDVFIMMEEGLESTGGIEGLLERPGVAQTKAGQNKRVVTVPDGSSLSFGPQTGEVLLRTAQALYNPEQNQ; encoded by the coding sequence ATTTTCGCAGCAGTAGGAACTGCCCTAGCGCTGACTCTTTCGGGTTGTGCATCATGGGATGAAGCGCCACAAAGTGAGTCGAGTAACCTTCGTGATTCGCTGCCAGACGCAGGTTCGCTGAAAGATCCTCGATCATTTACCGGCGTTAGTGCGGTCGGGGCACTGGGCGACGTGGTACCGGTAGCAGAAAAAGTAGAACCAAATCTACCGGTAGAGCTCACTGATGCTGATGGCTATGACGTTGTTGTTGATGATGTTTCACGGATTTTGGCGCTCGATCTTTACGGCACCTCCACCAAAACACTGACTGGGCTTGGGTTAGCTGACAATATTGTTGGACGTACTGTTTCTTCAACAGAGGAGCGTTTGAAGGACCTTCCTGTGGTCACTCAAGGCGGCCACAATATTAACGTTGAAGCTGTCCTAGAATTACGTACTACGCTGCTTATTGTGGATCACTCGATTGGTCCTCGTGAAGCAATTGACCAAATCCGAGACGCCGGTGTGACTACTGTGGTGATGGACCCAGCGCGAACCATCGACTCGATTGGCCAGGATATTATTGATCTTGGTGGGGTAGTAGGTCTTTCAGATGAAGCTAAAAAACTAGCTGAACGCAGTGTTGAAGATGCCAACCAAGACCGCGAGGCAATTAAGAAAATGGTGCCAAAAGAACCGCTACGAATGGCATTCTTATATGCACGTGGGAATGGTGGAGTGTTCTTTATTCTCGGTGATGGTAGTGGTGCAAAAGACCTTATTGAGGGGGTCGGAGGCATTGATGTGGCCGTAGAAAACGGATTAGCTGAAACTTCTCCCGCGAATGCTGAAGCACTGGCAAAAATCGATCCTGATGTTTTTATTATGATGGAAGAGGGGCTGGAATCTACAGGTGGAATTGAAGGCCTTTTGGAGCGACCAGGTGTAGCCCAAACAAAAGCTGGCCAAAACAAACGCGTGGTTACGGTACCTGATGGGTCTTCACTTTCCTTTGGCCCACAAACTGGCGAGGTGCTTTTGCGCACTGCGCAGGCTTTGTATAACCCGGAGCAAAATCAGTGA
- a CDS encoding FecCD family ABC transporter permease: MIAARTRRRIALFVCLTFLLFATVMVSIAVGQFNVPLRDIPSILAAGPQSADLTESVVWRIRLPRLVLGLLVGAALGVSGALMQAVFANPLAEPSVIGVTAGAGVGAAVAIVFNITLFGASTVPLAAFITAVLTTLIVYQLARHDGKVHVINLILTGIAINAVAGAIISIMVYLAPTTNREQIIFWQMGSLNGAQWKHVSVVLFVVIIGIAISMTLGAQLDILALGDKAAGHIGINVSRLRIIAIGASTLLTAGAVAYAGLIGFVGLIVPHLLRTITGPANKVLLPASALTGAVLIGLADIAARTIIPFADLPIGIFTALVGGPTFFILLRRMLMKGQRR, encoded by the coding sequence ATTATTGCCGCGCGGACGCGGCGTCGTATAGCACTATTTGTGTGCTTAACCTTCCTGCTGTTTGCCACGGTGATGGTAAGTATTGCCGTAGGTCAGTTTAATGTGCCTTTGCGTGATATTCCTAGCATCCTTGCAGCAGGGCCCCAGAGCGCAGATTTAACTGAATCTGTGGTGTGGCGAATCCGCCTACCGCGTCTAGTATTAGGACTTCTTGTCGGTGCAGCACTCGGTGTGAGTGGTGCGTTGATGCAAGCAGTATTTGCTAACCCCCTCGCCGAACCAAGTGTTATTGGGGTTACGGCGGGCGCTGGTGTCGGTGCCGCAGTGGCAATTGTTTTTAATATCACCCTCTTTGGGGCTTCAACAGTTCCGCTGGCAGCATTTATAACTGCCGTGCTGACCACACTTATTGTCTATCAACTTGCCCGTCATGATGGAAAAGTGCACGTGATCAATCTGATTTTGACTGGCATTGCAATCAATGCAGTAGCTGGCGCAATTATTTCGATCATGGTGTACCTTGCGCCCACAACAAACCGAGAGCAGATTATTTTCTGGCAAATGGGCTCGCTCAATGGTGCTCAGTGGAAACATGTGTCCGTTGTACTGTTTGTTGTGATTATCGGCATAGCAATTTCAATGACATTGGGTGCACAGCTTGACATTCTGGCACTAGGGGATAAAGCAGCCGGCCATATCGGTATTAATGTATCGAGATTACGGATTATTGCGATCGGTGCATCCACATTATTAACTGCGGGTGCGGTTGCTTACGCCGGACTCATTGGATTTGTGGGGCTGATCGTTCCTCATTTATTACGCACGATTACGGGGCCAGCGAATAAAGTGCTACTTCCGGCTTCAGCATTGACAGGTGCGGTGCTCATTGGGCTTGCAGATATTGCAGCAAGGACGATTATTCCATTCGCTGATTTACCAATAGGCATTTTCACCGCCTTAGTTGGTGGACCAACCTTCTTTATTCTCTTACGTCGTATGTTGATGAAGGGACAACGTCGATGA
- a CDS encoding heme ABC transporter ATP-binding protein, protein MNSLLQARNITVSIGGRKLLDDVSMEAHAGEVLGLIGPNGAGKSTLLSVLSGDLVPASGSVSICGLDPQHASALDLARRRSVMLQDVSVSFAFLVHDVVAMGRRPWSRTKYIGDEEAIIEAALQATEVSHLSERDIMTLSGGERSRVALSRVLAQQTPVVLLDEPTAALDIGHQEQALGLIRGMARGGAAVVVVLHDLNAAAQYCDRIICLAGGKVAASGSVKEVYIDHLLSSVYEWPIQVVPSPDGGAIRVVPQSGAARSNQVSALKILTPTFI, encoded by the coding sequence ATGAACTCATTGCTGCAAGCCCGCAATATCACAGTTTCAATTGGCGGGCGGAAGCTGCTTGACGATGTCTCAATGGAAGCACATGCAGGAGAGGTACTGGGGCTTATCGGGCCCAACGGTGCTGGAAAATCAACTCTGCTCTCTGTGCTCAGTGGTGACCTGGTGCCAGCCTCAGGCAGTGTAAGTATTTGTGGCTTGGATCCTCAACATGCATCTGCATTGGATTTGGCTCGGCGCCGCTCCGTTATGCTGCAAGATGTTTCCGTCTCCTTTGCATTTCTGGTTCATGATGTGGTGGCAATGGGGCGTAGGCCGTGGTCGCGTACCAAATATATTGGCGATGAAGAAGCAATTATTGAAGCCGCCCTTCAAGCGACTGAAGTATCACATTTGTCTGAGAGAGATATTATGACCCTCTCAGGCGGTGAGCGTTCGAGAGTGGCGCTTTCGCGTGTTCTGGCCCAGCAGACCCCCGTGGTTCTACTGGATGAGCCAACAGCCGCGCTGGATATTGGGCACCAAGAACAGGCTTTGGGGCTTATTCGAGGCATGGCGCGGGGTGGGGCTGCTGTGGTGGTAGTGCTACATGATCTTAATGCCGCGGCGCAGTATTGTGATCGAATAATCTGCTTGGCGGGTGGCAAAGTTGCTGCTAGTGGTTCCGTTAAAGAAGTCTATATCGATCATTTGCTCTCATCGGTGTACGAGTGGCCCATACAAGTGGTGCCATCCCCAGATGGGGGTGCAATTCGGGTGGTGCCACAATCGGGGGCGGCAAGGTCAAACCAGGTCAGCGCTCTAAAAATTCTCACACCAACGTTTATCTAA
- a CDS encoding HtaA domain-containing protein: MKNISNSARLTSAALAATLITSFVPAVAAAQEAPGAANEPRYCKSYEGTYDWGVLARFRKYVTGKIAQGKVTYTTGATGADASDPKFAFKFTPDAPGVIDQDSAIIPLKGEIRFTGHHDVLNMLIEDIRLDIDGKEVKIIANYTTNEVAEFDKNAPKNTVTRANAELGKYTLAAPANFTAGALDLSGTPAVAEGAHKLFLEQYDVGTPMDPVSGALRCTAFVEPKPQAPAPKPEEPKNPKPEEPKNPKPEEPKTSAPTTAPTADPKPPAHVVPTTAPTAEPKPPAHTVPTTAPTADPKPPAHTVPTTAPTADPKPEHPLPPRQPGFKNLRELLNEFKGNPVAAILSLVSIGGLIAILTGIGPNLLNLFKR, from the coding sequence GTGAAGAACATCTCCAATAGCGCACGTCTCACGAGTGCGGCCCTAGCGGCCACCCTGATTACGTCTTTTGTGCCAGCTGTAGCAGCTGCGCAAGAGGCGCCTGGCGCAGCAAATGAGCCACGCTACTGCAAGTCCTATGAAGGCACCTATGACTGGGGTGTGTTAGCGCGATTCCGCAAGTATGTCACCGGCAAAATTGCCCAAGGTAAAGTAACTTACACCACAGGTGCTACTGGTGCAGATGCCAGTGATCCCAAATTTGCTTTTAAATTCACACCTGATGCTCCAGGAGTTATCGATCAGGATTCCGCTATAATCCCGCTAAAAGGTGAAATTCGCTTCACTGGTCACCATGACGTTTTGAACATGCTAATCGAGGATATCCGTCTCGATATCGATGGCAAAGAAGTAAAGATCATTGCGAACTACACCACCAATGAAGTTGCAGAGTTCGACAAAAACGCACCAAAAAATACTGTCACACGTGCGAATGCAGAGCTCGGCAAGTACACTCTTGCTGCCCCAGCTAACTTCACTGCTGGTGCTCTTGATCTTTCTGGAACGCCAGCGGTAGCTGAAGGTGCTCATAAGCTTTTCCTTGAGCAGTATGATGTAGGAACCCCAATGGATCCGGTTTCTGGCGCATTGCGTTGCACGGCATTCGTAGAGCCGAAGCCTCAGGCCCCTGCTCCTAAGCCAGAAGAGCCAAAGAACCCGAAGCCAGAAGAGCCAAAGAACCCGAAGCCAGAAGAGCCAAAGACCAGCGCTCCAACGACTGCGCCTACCGCTGATCCAAAGCCACCAGCACACGTAGTGCCAACTACTGCTCCAACGGCGGAGCCGAAGCCACCAGCACACACCGTGCCTACCACTGCACCTACCGCAGATCCAAAGCCACCAGCACACACCGTGCCTACCACTGCACCTACCGCTGATCCAAAGCCTGAGCATCCGCTTCCTCCGCGTCAGCCAGGTTTTAAGAATCTGCGTGAGCTGTTGAATGAGTTCAAGGGTAATCCTGTAGCCGCGATCCTGAGCCTTGTTTCTATTGGCGGTTTGATTGCTATCCTTACAGGTATTGGTCCTAACCTTTTGAACCTGTTTAAGCGGTAA
- a CDS encoding O-acetylhomoserine/O-acetylserine sulfhydrylase, with product MAKYDNSDTSSWKFETKAIHAGQPVDSDNGARNLPIYLTSSYVFNSAEHAKQRFALEDAGPVYTRLTNPTVAAVENRLADLEGGVHAVLFASGQAAETAAILNLARAGSHIVASSRLYGGTTTLFEVTLKRLGIDTTFIDAPDDPSAWQAAVQDNTVAFFGETFANPQADILDIPTIAEVAHNNNVPLIVDNTAATAALVRPLELGADIVVASLTKFYTGNGSALGGVLIDGGTFDWTVERNGQPIFPDFITPDPAYHGLKYVDLGAAAFGLKARVGLLRDTGAAISPINAWITAQGLDTLSLRIQRHNENAYQVATYLAQHPKVANVNYAGLESSPWYKLKEKLNLTHTGSVLSFDIIGGQEQAWAFIDALKLHSNVANIGDVRSLVVHPATTTHSQSTTESQARAGVTPTTIRLSVGIENIEDILADLEQGFAAIP from the coding sequence ATGGCCAAATATGACAATAGCGATACAAGCTCCTGGAAATTCGAAACAAAGGCAATCCACGCAGGACAACCGGTAGATAGCGATAATGGGGCCCGAAATCTCCCTATCTACCTCACTTCTTCGTATGTTTTTAATTCTGCTGAACATGCCAAACAACGTTTCGCTCTTGAAGATGCAGGCCCCGTCTACACTCGCCTCACAAACCCAACGGTCGCGGCCGTCGAAAATCGCCTTGCCGACCTAGAAGGCGGTGTCCATGCTGTACTCTTTGCTTCCGGCCAAGCTGCCGAAACCGCCGCCATCCTCAACCTTGCGCGCGCAGGTTCACATATAGTGGCATCCTCCCGGCTCTACGGTGGCACCACCACGCTCTTTGAAGTAACGCTCAAACGCCTAGGCATTGACACAACATTTATCGACGCCCCGGACGACCCCTCAGCATGGCAGGCCGCCGTCCAAGACAACACCGTCGCATTCTTCGGCGAAACCTTTGCAAACCCACAAGCAGATATCCTAGACATTCCTACAATCGCCGAAGTAGCGCACAACAATAATGTCCCGCTTATTGTGGATAACACTGCCGCAACCGCAGCTCTGGTTCGCCCCCTCGAACTTGGTGCAGATATCGTTGTAGCCTCCCTTACCAAATTCTATACCGGCAATGGGTCCGCACTCGGCGGCGTACTTATCGACGGCGGAACCTTCGACTGGACCGTCGAACGCAATGGACAGCCAATCTTTCCAGACTTTATAACCCCAGACCCCGCCTACCACGGCCTAAAATACGTAGACCTTGGTGCAGCCGCATTCGGACTCAAAGCCCGCGTAGGCTTACTCCGCGACACCGGTGCAGCGATATCCCCCATCAACGCCTGGATCACTGCCCAAGGACTGGACACCCTCTCATTGCGTATTCAACGCCACAATGAAAACGCCTACCAAGTGGCTACCTACCTGGCACAACACCCAAAGGTGGCTAATGTAAACTACGCCGGACTAGAAAGCTCCCCCTGGTACAAACTAAAAGAAAAACTCAACCTCACTCATACCGGTTCCGTCCTATCCTTCGATATTATTGGCGGCCAAGAACAAGCTTGGGCATTTATCGACGCCCTGAAACTCCACTCTAATGTGGCAAATATCGGCGACGTACGATCATTGGTTGTGCATCCCGCCACTACCACACACTCCCAATCCACAACAGAATCCCAAGCTCGAGCCGGCGTAACCCCCACAACTATTCGACTTTCTGTGGGCATTGAAAACATCGAAGACATTCTTGCTGACCTCGAACAAGGATTTGCGGCAATCCCGTAA